A window of Oncorhynchus tshawytscha isolate Ot180627B linkage group LG10, Otsh_v2.0, whole genome shotgun sequence contains these coding sequences:
- the LOC112260612 gene encoding zinc finger protein SNAI2 produces the protein MPRSFLVKKHFNSSKKPNYSELESPIVFISPYLYKGLPLPVNPQPEILSSVVYNPITVWTTSSLPLSPLSSDLSPISGYPSSLSDTSSKDHSGSESPRSDEDERMLTKLTDPHGVEAEKFQCSLCKKSYSTYSGLLKHKQLHCDAQTRKSFSCKYCEKEYVSLGALKMHIRTHTLPCVCKICGKAFSRPWLLQGHIRTHTGEKPFSCPHCSRAFADRSNLRAHLQTHSDVKKYQCKNCSKTFSRMSLLHKHEESGCCVVH, from the exons ATGCCACGCTCGTTTCTTGTCAAGAAACATTTCAACTCATCTAAGAAGCCAAATTATAGCGAGCTGGAAAGCCCTATAG TATTTATTTCACCGTATCTCTACAAGGGCCTTCCATTGCCAGTCAACCCTCAACCGGAGATCCTTAGCTCCGTAGTTTACAACCCTATCACCGTATGGACTACGAGCAGCTTGCCGTTATCCCCGCTTTCAAGTGACCTGTCTCCCATCTCTGGATACCCCTCATCGCTCTCTGACACCTCATCCAAAGACCACAGCGGCTCTGAGAGTCCCAGGAGCGATGAAGACGAGCGGATGCTTACCAAACTAACAGACCCTCATGGAGTGGAGGCAGAGAAATTCCAATGTAGTTTGTGTAAAAAGTCATATTCTACTTATTCTGGACTGCTGAAGCATAAGCAACTGCACTGTGACGCTCAGACGAGAAAATCATTCAGTTGTAAATACTGCGAAAAGGAGTACGTCAGTCTTGGAGCGCTAAAAATGCACATTAGAACTCACACTTTGCCTTGTGTCTGTAAAATATGTGGCAAAGCTTTCTCAAGACCGTGGTTGCTTCAGGGACACATCAGAACGCACACTG GAGAGAAGCCCTTCTCCTGCCCCCATTGCAGTAGGGCTTTTGCGGACAGGTCCAACCTCAGGGCACACCTACAAACCCATTCGGATGTGAAAAAATACCAATGCAAGAACTGTTCCAAAACCTTCTCCAGAATGTCTCTTCTGCACAAGCATGAGGAATCTGGTTGTTGTGTAGTACATTGA